In Agromyces sp. 3263, a single genomic region encodes these proteins:
- a CDS encoding Dyp-type peroxidase, with translation MEDTDRRVPIDAQKVDAPLSQSAVFLTIVIGPEPGDLATVRDVVSGLDDLAKTVGFRDLAANLSCVVGIGASAWQRFGQEMRPAELRPFTAITGGAHTAPSTPGDLLFHIRADRADLCFEFERLLLEQLGGAVTVADEVQGFRYFDARDLLGFVDGTANPSGAGMADATLIGDEDPAFAGGSYVVVQKYLHDLTAWNAMTTEQQEAVIGRRKADNLELDDTEPQRAHKTLTTITDDEGNELEILRDNMPFGSPAAGEFGTYFIGYSRRLWVIERMLQRMFLGDPPGLHDRILDVSTAVTGATFFVPPLHLLEALADGA, from the coding sequence GTGGAGGACACGGACCGCAGGGTTCCGATCGATGCCCAGAAGGTCGACGCGCCGCTGTCGCAGTCGGCGGTCTTCCTCACGATCGTGATCGGTCCCGAGCCGGGCGACCTGGCGACCGTCCGCGACGTGGTCTCGGGTCTCGACGACCTCGCCAAGACGGTCGGATTCCGCGACCTGGCCGCGAACCTCTCGTGCGTCGTCGGCATCGGCGCATCGGCTTGGCAGCGTTTCGGGCAAGAGATGCGCCCCGCCGAGCTGCGACCCTTCACGGCGATCACGGGCGGCGCGCATACGGCGCCCTCGACTCCTGGCGACCTGCTCTTCCACATCCGCGCCGATCGCGCCGACCTCTGCTTCGAGTTCGAGCGGCTCCTGCTCGAGCAGCTCGGCGGCGCGGTGACGGTAGCCGACGAGGTGCAGGGATTCCGCTACTTCGACGCGCGCGACCTGCTGGGCTTCGTCGACGGCACTGCGAACCCGAGCGGCGCGGGCATGGCCGACGCGACGCTCATCGGCGACGAGGATCCGGCGTTCGCGGGCGGCAGCTACGTGGTCGTGCAGAAGTACCTGCACGACCTCACGGCGTGGAACGCGATGACCACCGAGCAACAGGAGGCGGTGATCGGCCGCCGCAAGGCCGACAACCTGGAGCTCGACGACACCGAACCGCAGCGGGCGCACAAGACGCTCACCACCATCACCGACGACGAGGGCAACGAGCTCGAGATCCTGCGCGACAACATGCCCTTCGGCAGCCCCGCGGCCGGTGAGTTCGGCACGTACTTCATCGGGTACTCGCGTCGGCTCTGGGTCATCGAGCGGATGCTGCAGCGGATGTTCCTGGGCGACCCGCCCGGTCTCCACGACCGCATCCTCGACGTCTCGACCGCCGTCACCGGGGCGACCTTCTTCGTGCCGCCACTGCACCTGCTCGAGGCGCTCGCCGACGGGGCGTGA
- a CDS encoding cytochrome c biogenesis protein CcdA: protein MGGVGDVVLNGQLLAAVPIALAAGLVSFLSPCVLPLVPGYLGYLGGFTDASAVASEERRNRRRLILGVLLFIAGFTVVFVTFNLLAGVAGAWFNAYGDVITRALGVVLIVMGLVFIGQFTFLQRTFKPSWRPATGLAGAPLLGIVFGLGWTPCIGPTLAVVLTLSADSASAGRALLLGLAYCLGLGIPFLLVALGFGWVTGSLAFFRRHIRTINIIGGSLLIAIGLLMVSGLWTIWMYELQAVITGFVPAI from the coding sequence GTGGGCGGGGTCGGCGACGTCGTGCTGAACGGGCAGCTGCTCGCAGCCGTCCCGATCGCGCTCGCCGCGGGGCTCGTCTCGTTCCTCTCGCCGTGCGTGCTGCCGCTGGTGCCCGGCTACCTCGGCTACCTCGGCGGCTTCACGGATGCGTCGGCCGTCGCCTCCGAGGAACGACGCAACCGTCGTCGCCTCATCCTCGGCGTGCTGCTGTTCATCGCCGGGTTCACGGTCGTGTTCGTCACGTTCAACCTGCTCGCCGGCGTCGCGGGAGCGTGGTTCAACGCCTACGGCGACGTGATCACCCGGGCGCTCGGCGTGGTGCTCATCGTGATGGGCCTCGTGTTCATCGGCCAGTTCACGTTCCTGCAGCGCACGTTCAAGCCGTCGTGGCGGCCGGCCACGGGCCTCGCGGGGGCGCCGCTGCTCGGCATCGTGTTCGGCCTCGGCTGGACCCCGTGCATCGGCCCGACCCTCGCGGTCGTGCTGACGCTCAGCGCCGACTCGGCGTCGGCCGGCCGCGCGCTGCTGCTCGGGCTCGCGTACTGCCTGGGCCTCGGCATCCCGTTCCTGCTCGTGGCGCTCGGCTTCGGCTGGGTGACGGGCTCGCTCGCCTTCTTCCGCCGCCACATCCGCACCATCAACATCATCGGCGGGTCGCTGCTCATCGCGATCGGCCTGCTCATGGTGTCGGGCCTCTGGACCATCTGGATGTACGAACTGCAGGCGGTGATCACCGGCTTTGTCCCCGCGATCTGA
- the aspS gene encoding aspartate--tRNA(Asn) ligase codes for MNSRTLIKNLAALPDGPVTVAGWVETVRDQKKVQFVILRDESGAVQLVNPATRELDPEGVSVGAAEALATTETISALSHGSFITVTGELKHDERVKLGGIEVKIGSLDVVAEANPETPIAADSSLDKRMDWRFLDLRQPKQHLIFRIQTTFLHALRTYWVEHDFIEIHTPKLMASASESRAELFEVDYFEGKAYLAQSPQFFKQMAQPAGFGKVFEVGPAFRADPSFTSRHATEFTSVDAEMSWVDSHEDVMKMHEELLVAGFAAVKEKHGAEIAELFGIDLQVPTTPFPRIPLAEAKQIVADRGYVIPRTDEDMDPEGERQISAYVKETYGHDFVFLTDYASSIRPFYHMRREGDPGITNSYDLIYNGVEISTGAQREHRIDVLVEQAKEKGLDPEELEFYLDFFRYGVPPHGGFGMGLARVLMLMLEEHSIRETTYLFRGPTRLLP; via the coding sequence GTGAACTCACGCACCTTGATCAAGAACCTCGCCGCGCTCCCCGACGGCCCCGTCACCGTCGCCGGATGGGTCGAGACCGTGCGCGATCAGAAGAAGGTGCAGTTCGTCATCCTGCGCGACGAGTCGGGGGCGGTGCAGCTCGTGAACCCCGCGACTCGCGAGCTCGACCCCGAGGGCGTGAGCGTCGGCGCGGCCGAGGCGCTCGCCACGACCGAGACGATCTCGGCGCTCTCGCACGGGTCGTTCATCACGGTCACCGGCGAGCTGAAGCACGACGAGCGCGTCAAGCTCGGCGGCATCGAGGTGAAGATCGGCTCGCTCGATGTGGTCGCCGAGGCGAACCCCGAGACGCCCATCGCGGCCGACTCGAGCCTCGACAAGCGCATGGACTGGCGCTTCCTCGACCTGCGCCAGCCGAAGCAGCACCTGATCTTCCGCATCCAGACCACGTTCCTCCACGCGCTGCGCACGTACTGGGTCGAGCACGACTTCATCGAGATCCACACCCCGAAGCTCATGGCGTCGGCGTCCGAGTCGCGCGCCGAGCTCTTCGAGGTCGATTACTTCGAGGGCAAGGCGTACCTCGCGCAGAGCCCCCAGTTCTTCAAGCAGATGGCGCAGCCCGCAGGGTTCGGCAAGGTCTTCGAGGTCGGCCCTGCGTTCCGCGCCGACCCGTCGTTCACCTCGCGCCACGCCACCGAGTTCACGTCGGTCGACGCCGAGATGAGCTGGGTCGACTCGCACGAGGACGTCATGAAGATGCACGAGGAGCTCCTCGTGGCCGGCTTCGCCGCCGTCAAGGAGAAGCACGGCGCCGAGATCGCCGAGCTGTTCGGCATCGACCTGCAGGTGCCCACGACGCCGTTCCCCCGAATCCCGCTCGCGGAGGCGAAGCAGATCGTCGCCGACCGCGGCTACGTGATCCCACGCACCGACGAGGACATGGACCCCGAGGGCGAGCGCCAGATCTCCGCCTACGTCAAGGAGACGTACGGGCACGACTTCGTGTTCCTCACCGACTACGCGTCGAGCATCCGGCCGTTCTACCACATGCGCCGCGAGGGCGACCCGGGCATCACGAACTCGTACGACCTCATCTACAACGGCGTCGAGATCTCGACCGGCGCCCAGCGCGAGCACCGCATCGACGTGCTCGTCGAGCAGGCGAAGGAGAAGGGGCTCGACCCCGAGGAGCTCGAGTTCTACCTCGACTTCTTCCGCTACGGCGTGCCCCCGCACGGCGGCTTCGGCATGGGGCTCGCCCGCGTGCTGATGCTCATGCTCGAGGAGCACTCGATCCGCGAGACGACGTACCTCTTCCGCGGCCCGACCCGCCTGCTCCCCTAG
- a CDS encoding TlpA disulfide reductase family protein, with protein sequence MRPRAGLTILAAFAAASALLLTGCTSDPLADQYREGSGKNYIAGDGTISEYAADQRGEPIAFSGETVEGERFDSADTLGDVTVVNFWYAGCAPCRVEAPILEEVSQGFASNADTDAIDAPADSGVTFVGVNVRDQAGTAASFEKKYGVTYPSILDVESGSAQLAFAGPVPPAAVPTTIVLDREGRVAARILGQLTDASILESIVDGLLAEQA encoded by the coding sequence ATGCGGCCCCGTGCCGGGCTCACGATCCTCGCCGCGTTCGCCGCGGCATCCGCCCTGCTGCTCACCGGGTGCACGAGCGACCCGCTCGCCGACCAGTACCGCGAGGGCAGCGGCAAGAACTACATCGCCGGCGACGGCACCATCTCGGAGTACGCGGCCGACCAGCGGGGTGAGCCGATCGCGTTCTCGGGTGAGACGGTCGAGGGCGAGCGCTTCGACTCGGCCGACACCCTCGGCGACGTGACGGTCGTGAACTTCTGGTACGCCGGTTGCGCGCCGTGCCGCGTGGAGGCGCCGATCCTCGAGGAGGTGTCGCAGGGCTTCGCGAGCAACGCCGACACCGACGCGATCGACGCCCCCGCCGACTCGGGCGTGACCTTCGTGGGCGTGAACGTGCGCGATCAGGCGGGCACCGCCGCCTCGTTCGAGAAGAAGTACGGCGTCACCTACCCGTCGATCCTCGACGTCGAGTCGGGCTCGGCGCAGCTCGCGTTCGCCGGCCCGGTGCCTCCGGCCGCGGTGCCGACGACGATCGTGCTGGACCGTGAGGGCCGGGTCGCCGCGCGCATCCTCGGTCAGCTCACCGACGCGTCGATCCTCGAGTCGATCGTCGACGGCCTCCTGGCCGAGCAGGCCTAG
- a CDS encoding formylglycine-generating enzyme family protein produces the protein MTVDTTPMVRIEGGSFRMGSVEFYPDETPVHERTVEAFEIDVHPVTNERFAAFVEATGYVTVAERPLDPADFPGVDPDGLVPGGLVFTPTEGPVDLRDWRQWWRWGEGASWRHPFGAGSSVDDRPTHPVVQVSLEDAAAYAAWAGKRLPTEAEFEYAARGGLDGARFAWGDDERPGGELMVNQWQGHFPYENTGAAGWVGTSPVMTFPANGYGLFDVTGNVWEWTTDFYAPRHDVPGRVPVEAGSRENLLAAASAEPGSRIPRRVLKGGSHLCSPEYCLRYRPAARSPQADDTATTHIGFRCARDVA, from the coding sequence ATGACGGTCGACACGACGCCGATGGTGCGCATCGAGGGCGGCTCGTTCCGCATGGGCTCGGTCGAGTTCTACCCCGACGAGACGCCCGTGCACGAGCGCACGGTCGAGGCGTTCGAGATCGACGTGCACCCCGTCACGAACGAGCGGTTCGCCGCGTTCGTCGAGGCGACGGGGTACGTCACGGTGGCCGAGCGCCCGCTCGATCCGGCCGACTTCCCGGGCGTCGACCCCGACGGCCTCGTGCCGGGCGGGCTCGTCTTCACGCCGACCGAAGGTCCGGTCGACCTGCGCGACTGGCGCCAGTGGTGGCGCTGGGGCGAGGGCGCCAGCTGGCGGCATCCGTTCGGTGCCGGGTCATCCGTCGACGACAGGCCGACGCATCCGGTCGTGCAGGTGAGCCTCGAGGATGCCGCGGCCTACGCCGCGTGGGCCGGCAAGCGGCTGCCCACCGAGGCGGAGTTCGAGTACGCGGCCCGCGGGGGCCTCGACGGCGCCCGGTTCGCCTGGGGCGACGACGAGCGGCCGGGCGGCGAGCTCATGGTGAACCAGTGGCAGGGGCACTTCCCCTACGAGAACACGGGCGCCGCGGGCTGGGTCGGCACGTCGCCGGTGATGACGTTCCCGGCGAACGGCTACGGCCTCTTCGACGTCACCGGCAACGTGTGGGAGTGGACGACTGACTTCTACGCGCCGCGGCACGACGTGCCCGGGCGGGTGCCGGTCGAGGCCGGCTCCCGCGAGAACCTGCTCGCCGCGGCATCCGCCGAGCCGGGATCGCGCATCCCCCGCCGAGTGCTGAAGGGCGGCTCCCACCTGTGCTCGCCCGAGTACTGCCTGCGCTACCGCCCGGCGGCTCGATCGCCGCAGGCCGACGACACGGCGACGACCCACATCGGGTTCCGCTGCGCACGCGACGTCGCCTGA
- a CDS encoding histidine phosphatase family protein, which yields MPAEQIHLVRHGEVFNPQGVLYGRLPGYGLSSLGHEMAQLAADDLASRGRTIGALISSPLQRTQQSAEPIARVFELEAALDDRVIEPENRFEGKRMSGRDSALRDVRNWAFLVNPWEPSWGEPFGSIARRMLHAMDDAWKATDDGDVVIVSHQLPIWMVHRRVAGKSLAHDPRRRRCALSSITTFERRGASFVEVGYRDPARRLSANASDVGAV from the coding sequence GTGCCGGCCGAGCAGATCCATCTCGTGCGCCATGGCGAGGTCTTCAACCCCCAGGGCGTGCTCTACGGCCGACTCCCCGGATACGGCCTCTCGAGCCTCGGGCACGAGATGGCGCAGCTCGCCGCCGACGACCTCGCCTCGCGGGGCCGCACGATCGGCGCCCTGATCTCCTCGCCGCTGCAGCGCACGCAGCAGTCCGCGGAGCCCATCGCCCGCGTCTTCGAGCTCGAGGCCGCCCTCGACGACCGGGTGATCGAGCCCGAGAACCGGTTCGAGGGCAAGCGCATGAGCGGTCGAGACAGTGCACTGCGCGACGTGCGCAACTGGGCCTTCCTCGTGAATCCGTGGGAGCCGAGCTGGGGCGAGCCGTTCGGCTCGATCGCCCGGCGCATGCTCCACGCGATGGATGACGCCTGGAAGGCGACCGACGACGGCGACGTCGTGATCGTGAGCCACCAGCTGCCGATCTGGATGGTGCACCGCCGGGTCGCGGGCAAGTCGCTGGCGCACGACCCCCGGCGACGCCGCTGCGCGCTGTCGAGCATCACCACGTTCGAGCGTCGGGGCGCATCCTTCGTCGAGGTCGGCTACCGTGATCCGGCCCGCCGCCTCTCCGCGAACGCCAGCGATGTGGGGGCGGTGTGA
- the ccsB gene encoding c-type cytochrome biogenesis protein CcsB, whose amino-acid sequence MAVYAIAFIAYAIDLARRSAAATKAADDAKAAVVASAPATGAAATATTAAGAASSTTGAPATGGGTDTLVAAPPARGASVAWGRSPALRVAVAMTVVAWLLHLAADVTRGLAAGRVPWANMYEFALTGTLVITTVYLLVLVVAKHDLRFLGTFVTGLVLVLLGIATVNFYVSVVPLPPALQSAWLVIHVFVATSAVGFLALGFALSVVQLMQARRESFAASAKAVKQNFLATLPDSATLENLAYRVIIIGFILWTFTLMAGAIWAEAAWGRYWGWDTKEVWTFIIWVVYAGYIHARATRGWRGSRSAWLAIIGFSTVLFNFTVVNLFFKGLHAYSGL is encoded by the coding sequence ATGGCCGTGTACGCGATCGCCTTCATCGCCTACGCGATCGACCTCGCGCGTCGGTCGGCAGCCGCGACGAAGGCGGCGGACGATGCGAAGGCGGCCGTCGTGGCATCCGCACCCGCGACCGGGGCTGCCGCAACTGCCACCACCGCGGCCGGCGCAGCGAGCAGCACGACCGGCGCACCAGCGACCGGCGGAGGCACGGACACGCTCGTGGCCGCACCGCCCGCGCGCGGGGCATCCGTCGCCTGGGGCCGCTCGCCCGCCCTGCGCGTTGCCGTCGCCATGACGGTCGTCGCCTGGCTGCTGCACCTCGCGGCCGACGTCACCCGCGGACTTGCCGCGGGCCGGGTGCCGTGGGCGAACATGTACGAGTTCGCGCTCACCGGCACGCTCGTCATCACCACGGTCTACCTGCTCGTGCTCGTCGTCGCCAAGCACGACCTGCGCTTCCTCGGCACGTTCGTGACCGGCCTCGTGCTCGTGCTGCTCGGCATCGCGACCGTGAACTTCTACGTCAGCGTCGTGCCCCTGCCACCGGCACTGCAGTCGGCCTGGCTCGTGATCCACGTGTTCGTGGCGACCTCGGCGGTCGGATTCCTCGCCCTGGGCTTCGCGCTCTCGGTCGTGCAGCTCATGCAGGCGCGGCGGGAGTCGTTCGCGGCATCCGCCAAGGCCGTCAAGCAGAACTTCCTCGCGACACTGCCCGACTCGGCGACCCTCGAGAACCTGGCCTACCGCGTCATCATCATCGGCTTCATCCTGTGGACGTTCACGCTGATGGCCGGCGCGATCTGGGCCGAGGCGGCGTGGGGCCGCTACTGGGGCTGGGACACCAAGGAGGTGTGGACCTTCATCATCTGGGTGGTCTACGCCGGGTACATCCACGCGCGGGCGACCCGCGGCTGGCGCGGTTCGCGATCGGCGTGGCTCGCGATCATCGGCTTCTCGACGGTGCTGTTCAACTTCACCGTGGTGAACCTGTTCTTCAAGGGACTGCACGCCTACTCGGGCCTCTGA
- a CDS encoding AAA family ATPase, translating to MRSSLLERETELDELRAAVREATAGRGRVVLLHGEAGIGKSTLVAALRADPPGGARVLVGSCDAMSTPRTLGPLRDLGASVGPRLGEALRAGDREEVYAALRDELADPGGTVLIVEDVHWADEATLDVLRFLARRIDDLPAVLVLTYRDELDRDHPLSRLLGDLGHGDRVDRIALAHLSPAAVGRLTADSGLDAQRVYRMTEGNPYFVTELIASADEARVPPTVVDAVTGRLRRLDAATQDHVEQLAVVPSAVDRDLLARLVPGSEGALRAAEEGGLLAVSADGVRFRHELTRRAVVDALPASRRIELERRVLGALVASGVADPARLVHHALAAGDVDAVVEWAPRAARDAAASGAHRQATSHYRAALAHADRFEPAERADLSEEFAIESYTVGAAVEAMTTQSEVIALRRQLGDPRRLGASLRWLSRFQWFAGRRADAEQSAREASAVLADAGDPSLLAMALSNESQLALLMHDSERAMELADRAIAIARETGDRAVLSHALNNHGTALMFGADERGIDELVEAAEVAQAVDDMEDAARAYVNLVWGLLDHYRLDLAELHLARAMELTERAEFIGFVTYQRMEQGRLDLARARWDDALASVEPAPDAPHARCVALTVAGTARLRRGADGDEGADEALDEARRLADELAELQRRGPVAAARAEAALLRGDGAAARAIARPEFDEADRRNARALRAELAYLLRRAGDEVEVSPDDGHPFAVQARGDWRRAADLWHEAGAPYHEAAALAESPDEADLLDALVILDRLGAAPLARRVRAELRARGVRSIPRGPSSVTRRNPEGLTDRQVGVLELLAAGLTNAEIADRLVVSVRTVDSHVAAVLAKLGVQSRQDAVRAARQLGLLSA from the coding sequence GTGCGCAGTTCCCTGCTCGAACGCGAGACCGAGCTCGATGAGCTGCGCGCGGCCGTGCGGGAGGCGACGGCCGGGCGCGGCCGCGTCGTGCTGCTCCACGGCGAGGCGGGCATCGGGAAGTCCACGCTGGTGGCGGCGCTGCGAGCGGATCCGCCCGGGGGTGCCCGGGTCCTCGTCGGGTCGTGCGACGCGATGTCGACGCCCCGCACGCTCGGTCCGCTGCGGGATCTCGGCGCGTCGGTCGGACCGCGGCTCGGGGAGGCCCTGCGCGCCGGCGACCGCGAGGAGGTCTACGCCGCGCTCCGGGACGAGCTGGCCGACCCAGGCGGCACCGTGCTCATCGTCGAGGACGTGCACTGGGCCGATGAGGCCACCCTCGACGTGCTGCGGTTCCTCGCCCGCCGCATCGACGACCTGCCGGCGGTGCTCGTGCTCACGTACCGCGACGAGCTCGACCGCGACCATCCCCTCAGCCGCCTCCTCGGCGACCTCGGGCACGGCGACCGCGTCGACCGCATCGCCCTCGCCCACCTGTCGCCCGCCGCCGTGGGCCGGCTCACCGCCGACAGCGGGCTCGACGCCCAGCGGGTCTACCGGATGACCGAGGGCAACCCCTACTTCGTGACCGAGCTCATCGCCTCCGCCGACGAGGCGCGCGTGCCCCCGACGGTGGTCGACGCCGTGACGGGTCGCCTGCGACGCCTCGATGCCGCGACGCAGGACCACGTGGAGCAGCTCGCCGTCGTGCCCTCCGCGGTCGACCGAGACCTGCTCGCGCGGCTCGTGCCGGGGTCCGAGGGGGCGCTGCGGGCCGCCGAGGAGGGCGGACTCCTCGCGGTGAGTGCCGACGGTGTGCGGTTCCGCCACGAGCTGACCCGACGCGCGGTCGTCGACGCGCTGCCGGCCTCACGCCGCATCGAGCTCGAGCGTCGGGTGCTCGGCGCGCTCGTGGCCTCCGGCGTGGCCGACCCCGCCCGGCTCGTGCATCACGCGCTTGCCGCGGGCGACGTGGACGCAGTCGTCGAGTGGGCGCCGCGGGCGGCCCGTGACGCCGCCGCATCGGGCGCGCACCGCCAGGCGACGTCGCACTATCGCGCGGCGCTCGCGCACGCCGACCGCTTCGAGCCGGCCGAACGTGCCGACCTGTCGGAGGAGTTCGCGATCGAGTCGTACACCGTGGGAGCGGCGGTCGAGGCGATGACGACGCAGTCCGAGGTGATCGCCCTGCGACGGCAGCTCGGGGATCCTCGGCGGCTCGGGGCGAGCCTGCGCTGGCTCTCTCGCTTCCAGTGGTTCGCCGGCCGTCGCGCCGACGCCGAGCAGTCGGCTCGCGAGGCATCCGCGGTGCTCGCCGACGCCGGCGACCCCAGCCTGCTCGCCATGGCGCTCAGCAACGAGTCGCAGCTCGCGCTGCTCATGCACGACTCCGAGCGCGCGATGGAGCTCGCCGACCGGGCGATCGCGATCGCGCGCGAGACCGGCGATCGCGCCGTGCTCTCGCACGCGCTGAACAACCACGGCACCGCGCTGATGTTCGGCGCCGACGAGCGGGGGATCGACGAACTCGTCGAGGCCGCCGAGGTCGCGCAGGCGGTCGACGACATGGAGGATGCGGCGCGCGCCTACGTGAACCTCGTCTGGGGCCTGCTCGACCACTACCGGCTCGACCTCGCCGAGTTGCACCTCGCTCGTGCGATGGAGCTCACCGAGCGAGCCGAGTTCATCGGCTTCGTCACCTATCAGCGCATGGAGCAGGGGCGGCTCGACCTGGCGCGGGCCCGATGGGATGACGCCCTGGCGTCGGTCGAACCGGCCCCGGATGCCCCGCACGCCCGTTGCGTCGCACTGACCGTCGCCGGCACCGCCCGCCTGCGGCGCGGCGCCGACGGCGACGAGGGCGCCGACGAGGCACTCGACGAGGCGCGACGGCTCGCCGACGAACTGGCCGAGCTGCAGCGTCGCGGGCCGGTCGCGGCCGCGCGGGCCGAGGCGGCCCTGCTCCGCGGAGATGGGGCCGCCGCCCGCGCGATCGCCCGTCCCGAGTTCGACGAGGCCGACCGCCGGAACGCCCGCGCGCTCCGGGCCGAGCTGGCGTACCTGCTGCGGCGCGCGGGGGACGAGGTGGAGGTGTCGCCCGACGACGGACACCCGTTCGCCGTGCAGGCACGCGGCGACTGGCGCCGCGCGGCCGACCTGTGGCACGAGGCCGGCGCCCCGTACCACGAGGCCGCGGCGCTCGCCGAGAGCCCCGACGAGGCCGACCTCCTCGACGCGCTCGTGATCCTCGACCGACTGGGCGCCGCGCCGCTCGCCCGCCGGGTGCGTGCCGAGCTCCGCGCCCGCGGCGTGCGGAGCATCCCCCGCGGACCGTCGAGCGTGACGCGGCGCAACCCCGAGGGGCTGACCGACCGGCAGGTCGGGGTGCTCGAGCTCCTCGCCGCGGGTCTCACGAACGCCGAGATCGCCGACCGGCTGGTCGTCTCGGTGCGCACGGTGGACAGCCACGTCGCCGCGGTGCTGGCGAAGCTCGGCGTGCAGAGCCGGCAGGACGCCGTGCGCGCCGCCCGCCAACTCGGCCTCCTCTCGGCCTGA
- a CDS encoding cytochrome c biogenesis protein ResB, whose protein sequence is MSRPDDHIDAPQRDAESPGDDASVTQPKLGLVGWLRFAWRQLTSMRTALLLLLLLAIAAVPGSLVPQRSSDPNGVTQYFADNPGLAPVLDRFQMFDVYTSAWFSAVYLLLFVSLIGCVIPRTKHHFDALRARPPRTPVRLSRLAGFTERPLPTGETPDAAIDRAAAELKRAGYRVERYDLRGEASVSAERGYLRETGNLVFHTALLGVLVAVGIGGGFGFSGQRVVVEGQSFVNTLAAYDSFNPGRFFDDGTLDPYKLSLEELDAVYETRNQEAIGQPIDFTAHVSVQAKGGESTPGVVKVNQPLRVHGTDVYLLGNGYAPTITVRDPQGEVVFTDAVPFLPQDANLTSIGVVKVPDGLEEQLGMVGFFYPTQETLASGAFTSNYPDLVYPVLTLNVYQGDLGIDGGEPTSVYTLDPSSMEQLTGGATGVESIELMPGETVELPNGLGSVTFENADPDAAEGDYSHSVSRFASFDIHDDPSQGWVLVFAVLIIAGLLVSLFVPRRRMWVKAVRRRDGAVVLEYAGLARGEDPGLEEAVASFANAHAGASTDAAAAAPAVETGPGAAPPGESADDRANPST, encoded by the coding sequence CTGTCGCGGCCCGACGACCACATCGACGCTCCCCAGCGCGATGCCGAGTCGCCGGGCGACGACGCATCCGTCACCCAGCCGAAGCTCGGCCTCGTGGGCTGGCTGCGCTTCGCGTGGCGGCAGCTCACGAGCATGCGCACGGCGCTGCTGCTCCTACTGCTGCTCGCGATCGCCGCGGTGCCCGGCTCGCTCGTGCCGCAGCGCTCGAGCGACCCGAACGGCGTGACCCAGTACTTCGCCGACAACCCGGGCCTCGCGCCGGTGCTCGACCGGTTCCAGATGTTCGACGTGTACACGTCGGCGTGGTTCTCGGCGGTGTACCTGCTGCTGTTCGTGTCGCTCATCGGCTGCGTCATCCCGCGCACGAAGCACCACTTCGACGCGCTGCGCGCCCGCCCGCCGCGCACGCCCGTGCGACTCTCGAGGCTCGCCGGCTTCACCGAGCGGCCGCTGCCGACGGGTGAGACGCCGGATGCCGCGATCGACCGCGCGGCTGCCGAGTTGAAGCGCGCCGGCTACCGGGTCGAGCGCTACGACCTGCGCGGCGAGGCATCCGTGTCGGCCGAACGCGGCTACCTGCGCGAGACCGGCAACCTGGTCTTCCACACCGCGCTCCTCGGCGTGCTGGTGGCCGTCGGCATCGGCGGCGGCTTCGGCTTCTCGGGACAGCGCGTGGTCGTCGAAGGCCAGTCCTTCGTGAACACGCTCGCGGCGTACGACTCGTTCAACCCGGGCCGCTTCTTCGACGACGGCACCCTCGACCCCTACAAGCTCTCGCTCGAGGAGCTCGACGCCGTGTACGAGACGCGCAACCAGGAGGCGATCGGGCAGCCGATCGACTTCACCGCGCACGTGTCGGTGCAAGCCAAGGGCGGCGAGTCGACGCCGGGCGTGGTCAAGGTGAACCAGCCGCTGCGCGTGCACGGCACCGACGTCTACCTGCTCGGCAACGGGTATGCCCCCACCATCACGGTGCGCGACCCGCAGGGCGAGGTCGTGTTCACCGACGCGGTGCCGTTCCTGCCGCAGGACGCCAACCTCACGTCGATCGGCGTCGTCAAGGTGCCCGACGGCCTCGAGGAGCAGCTCGGCATGGTGGGGTTCTTCTACCCGACGCAGGAGACGCTCGCCTCTGGTGCGTTCACCTCGAACTACCCCGACCTCGTCTACCCGGTGCTCACGCTGAACGTCTACCAGGGCGACCTCGGCATCGACGGCGGCGAGCCGACCTCGGTGTACACGCTGGACCCGTCGAGCATGGAGCAGCTCACGGGCGGTGCGACCGGTGTCGAGTCGATCGAGCTCATGCCCGGGGAGACCGTGGAGCTGCCGAACGGCCTCGGCTCGGTCACCTTCGAGAACGCCGATCCCGATGCCGCCGAGGGCGACTACTCGCACAGTGTCAGCCGGTTCGCGAGCTTCGACATCCACGACGACCCGTCCCAAGGCTGGGTGCTCGTCTTCGCGGTGCTCATCATCGCGGGCCTGCTCGTGTCGCTCTTCGTGCCGCGTCGCCGCATGTGGGTGAAGGCCGTGCGCCGGCGCGACGGCGCGGTGGTGCTGGAGTACGCCGGCCTCGCGCGCGGCGAGGACCCGGGCCTCGAGGAGGCGGTCGCCTCGTTCGCCAACGCGCACGCGGGTGCGTCGACGGATGCCGCGGCGGCGGCACCCGCGGTCGAGACCGGGCCCGGGGCGGCGCCGCCCGGCGAATCCGCCGATGACCGCGCGAATCCTTCGACGTAA